A window of Corythoichthys intestinalis isolate RoL2023-P3 chromosome 14, ASM3026506v1, whole genome shotgun sequence contains these coding sequences:
- the LOC130929369 gene encoding kelch-like protein 40a produces MAALAIDPTEQPRMYQQTLLQDGLCDLLENDKFVDCVLKVKDRKFPCHRLVLAASSPFFKAMFLSDLEESKTRDIVLKDVEPGTMGMILRYLYTSDINLTEQNVQDIFMVANMYQIPSIFSVCVSYLQEKLVLGNCLAIFRLGLLLDCPRLALTAQEFICERYQVVIRDRDFLQLAETELGLIINSDALNVDREELVFESLMDWVGHDEKKRVQELPELLRCIRFRLIPVSYFKEKVERHKYIQSNQEIKTELDLVRDAYRGRLPKPKSERKEGEGSRAYEEGYLPAILNDNPRFGMFETDLLLLISDTGTVAYEPVGNECFVVSDSREIPKNHCSLVTKENQVFVVGGLLYNEENQDEPFSSYFLQFDPVSSEWLGMPSQPNPRCLFGMAEVENSIYVVGGKELKEGEHVLDSVMIYDRQSFKWGESDPLPYVVYGHGTVSHKGLVYVIGGKSESKKCMKRVCVYNPAKFEWKDLAPLKTARSLFGVEVHKDQIFVVTGVTDAGLTSSVEVYDIASNKWSEFTEFPQERSSLSLMSMGGFLYAVGGFAMMPSETSEEPIPTEMTDIWRYDEKEKCWSGILREIIYAEGATIVPVRLNTLRLNKL; encoded by the exons ATGGCTGCTCTGGCTATAGACCCAACAGAGCAGCCTCGGATGTACCAGCAAACCCTTCTTCAAGATGGACTGTGTGACCTCTTGGAGAATGACAAGTTTGTGGACTGTGTCCTCAAAGTCAAGGACAGGAAGTTTCCCTGCCACCGCTTGGTTTTAGCAGCCAGTAGCCCCTTCTTCAAGGCCATGTTCCTGTCTGACCTGGAGGAGAGCAAGACGCGTGACATTGTCCTCAAAGATGTAGAGCCTGGCACGATGGGGATGATCTTACGCTACCTTTACACCTCTGACATCAATTTGACAGAACAAAATGTCCAAGATATCTTCATGGTCGCTAACATGTACCAAATCCCGTCCATTTTCTCTGTTTGTGTATCCTACCTTCAAGAGAAGCTGGTGCTAGGCAACTGCTTAGCTATCTTCAGGCTGGGACTGCTGCTGGACTGTCCTAGGCTTGCCTTGACTGCTCAGGAGTTCATCTGTGAACGCTACCAGGTTGTAATCAGAGACCGGGACTTCCTCCAGCTTGCTGAGACTGAGCTAGGCCTCATCATCAACTCAGATGCACTCAATGTGGACCGGGAAGAACTTGTGTTTGAATCACTTATGGACTGGGTTGGACATGATGAGAAAAAAAGGGTACAGGAACTGCCAGAATTGCTGCGATGTATCCGATTTAGGCTAATACCAGTGAGCTACTTTAAAGAAAAAGTCGAACGCCATAAATATATCCAGTCCAACCAGGAGATTAAAACAGAGCTGGATCTGGTCAGGGACGCTTACCGGGGTCGTCTCCCGAAGCCGAAGTCAGAAAGAAAAGAGGGAGAAGGAAGTAGGGCGTATGAGGAGGGCTATCTACCGGCAATACTCAACGACAATCCTCGTTTTGGGATGTTTGAGACGGACTTGCTACTTTTGATCAGTGATACAGGAACTGTGGCCTATGAACCAGTTGGAAATGAATGCTTTGTGGTGTCTGACTCTAGAGAAATTCCAAAGAACCACTGTAGTCTGGTAACCAAAGAGAATCAGGTGTTTGTTGTCGGTGGGCTTCTCTACAATGAGGAAAACCAAGATGAACCCTTCAGTTCTTACTTCTTACAG TTTGACCCAGTAAGTTCAGAATGGTTAGGAATGCCCTCACAACCGAATCCTCGCTGCTTGTTTGGGATGGCAGAAGTGGAGAACTCGATCTATGTTGTCGGAGGCAAAGAACTAAAGGAAGGGGAACACGTTCTGGACTCTGTCATGATCTATGACAGACA gtcattcaaatGGGGAGAGTCGGACCCACTCCCATATGTTGTATACGGCCATGGCACAGTATCACACAAAGGGCTTGTCTATGTTATTGGAGGGAAATCAGAAAGCAA GAAGTGCATGAAGAGAGTCTGTGTGTACAACCCCGCTAAGTTTGAGTGGAAGGACTTAGCCCCTCTGAAGACGGCCCGCTCCCTTTTTGGTGTTGAAGTCCACAAGGACCAGATCTTTGTCGTGACAGGAGTTACTGATGCGGGTCTCACCAGCTCTGTTGAGGTCTATGACATAGCCAGCAACAA ATGGTCTGAGTTTACGGAGTTCCCTCAGGAGCGCAGTTCCCTAAGTCTGATGTCCATGGGGGGTTTCTTGTATGCTGTGGGGGGCTTTGCAATGATGCCCAGTGAAACTAGTGAAGAGCCCATCCCAACAGAAATGACCGATATCTGGAG